One Halobaculum roseum DNA segment encodes these proteins:
- the trmY gene encoding tRNA (pseudouridine(54)-N(1))-methyltransferase TrmY, producing MRQFVVCGHDAPTTPDFSLDDLAGGAGRLDLLCRCVNAGLFLSHGIREDSRVHLVLGDEYTVRFSGATARGLHPDERTTAARVRDALDSREDAIGHMPAEVSPGVELYRMGLETTLDTLDGTLVQLHEDGDPVAEIDPPDDPVFVLSDHSDFTDEEAALLADRADRRVRLGPEAIHADHAIAVANNYLDTDGYARY from the coding sequence ATGCGCCAGTTCGTCGTCTGCGGCCACGACGCCCCCACGACGCCCGACTTCAGCCTCGACGACCTCGCGGGCGGGGCCGGGCGCCTGGATCTGCTGTGTCGCTGTGTCAACGCCGGCCTGTTTCTCTCGCACGGCATCCGCGAGGACAGCCGCGTCCACCTCGTCCTCGGCGACGAGTACACCGTCCGGTTCTCGGGCGCCACCGCCCGCGGACTCCACCCCGACGAGCGCACGACCGCCGCTCGCGTCCGCGACGCGCTCGACTCCCGCGAGGACGCCATCGGCCACATGCCCGCGGAGGTGTCGCCCGGCGTCGAACTGTACCGGATGGGTCTGGAAACGACCCTCGACACGCTCGACGGCACCCTCGTCCAACTGCACGAGGACGGCGACCCAGTCGCCGAGATCGACCCGCCCGATGACCCGGTGTTCGTCCTCTCGGACCACTCGGACTTCACCGACGAGGAGGCGGCCCTCCTCGCCGACCGGGCGGACCGGCGGGTCAGGCTCGGGCCCGAGGCGATCCACGCGGACCACGCGATCGCGGTGGCGAACAACTACCTCGACACCGACGGTTACGCGCGCTACTGA